Proteins found in one Paenibacillus sp. FSL R10-2782 genomic segment:
- a CDS encoding AI-2E family transporter, whose product MEQLTKSRLFRYGIWTLLGLVILYFIWLLRPLFLHLYDFLKTIIAPFAVAMIISYVLNPVVNMLGGRKVPRSVAVLLIYAVFLGSLVVILMHLIPMFIDQLDELNEHLPELTMHAQGLMTNMDGSILPQGVRTGMNQWFFQLENRMATGIAAFMDNIGGMINMLFNVFIVPFLIFYILKDFDVFERAIVSYLPRSRRKAIVTVLKEIDQALGNYVRGQLLVCVIIGVMSYIGYMLIGMPYALLLAGVVAVFNIVPYLGPFLGAAPAVVMASTVSFKMVLMVVVVNTCIQVLESNVISPQVVGRTLHLHPISIIFALLVGGEIAGITGLILAVPVMAVLKVALQHFFAYYVKRKTI is encoded by the coding sequence ATGGAGCAATTAACGAAAAGCAGGCTGTTCCGATACGGAATATGGACGCTGCTGGGACTTGTCATTCTATATTTTATCTGGCTGCTGCGGCCTTTGTTTTTGCATCTGTATGATTTTCTGAAAACAATTATTGCGCCCTTTGCGGTGGCGATGATTATTTCCTATGTGCTTAATCCTGTGGTCAATATGCTGGGCGGACGCAAAGTACCTCGAAGTGTAGCCGTCCTGCTCATTTATGCTGTATTTTTGGGCAGCCTCGTCGTTATTCTGATGCACCTGATTCCGATGTTTATTGATCAACTGGATGAACTGAATGAGCATCTGCCTGAGCTGACCATGCATGCACAGGGATTAATGACCAATATGGACGGGAGTATTTTACCCCAAGGGGTACGCACAGGAATGAATCAGTGGTTTTTCCAACTCGAAAATCGGATGGCTACAGGCATTGCTGCTTTTATGGACAACATCGGCGGGATGATCAATATGTTGTTCAATGTATTCATTGTGCCGTTTCTCATTTTTTATATTTTAAAGGATTTCGATGTGTTCGAACGGGCTATTGTGTCTTATCTCCCGCGATCCCGCCGCAAGGCCATTGTAACGGTGCTCAAGGAAATTGATCAGGCGCTCGGTAACTATGTACGCGGACAGCTGTTGGTGTGCGTCATTATCGGGGTGATGTCCTATATCGGTTATATGCTGATTGGGATGCCTTATGCGCTGCTGCTGGCAGGAGTGGTGGCTGTATTTAATATCGTGCCGTATTTAGGCCCGTTTTTGGGAGCTGCTCCGGCGGTCGTTATGGCTTCTACGGTTTCCTTTAAAATGGTACTTATGGTCGTAGTCGTCAACACCTGTATTCAAGTGCTGGAAAGTAACGTCATTTCTCCCCAGGTGGTTGGACGAACCTTGCATTTGCATCCCATTTCCATCATTTTCGCCCTGCTGGTGGGCGGGGAAATAGCGGGAATAACGGGGTTAATTTTAGCGGTTCCGGTGATGGCGGTCTTGAAGGTGGCGCTTCAGCATTTTTTTGCTTATTACGTGAAGCGCAAAACGATCTAA
- a CDS encoding methyl-accepting chemotaxis protein: protein MNLKMKLILLFTCIVIVATGPLSVISMTSIKNQANRDIQELMNSKATETVNKLDGWTSGNAKIIETLAAGLESGNIPPDAKIASLKAAFQNYKDQSIANIYAGFEDGTYWDGSGWSDAGYDPRTRPWYKDAKTKGELYYSSPYVDAGSQDFTISIARPLKNSNGSITGVISEDIMLNDMTKMIKNMNLNGLGYAFLIDQNGIVVAHPDSKLAGKNLKDTPELGSSTAALLSAPSGKADYNYSGSDRQLYFKKMPSTGWIVGLSISKDIAFQEYYSIRNYLLIIVAIIFVVAMVLAIWAANSFIKPIRRLQANVKRVAEGDMTARVDVKGKDEIASLGTDFNIMSEHLSHLLRKVADTAGEVSSASHDMHQHAKDTGTIASQISSAVQELAQGASDQAEAVYSGSEKLSHMTGSINQIGESVKRTQTAVLETDSAVLAGYETAERQAKLAAESRQTTTAVGKAVESLTLKTQDIERLAGAIHDIAAQTNLLALNASIEAARAGEHGRGFAVVAGEVRKLAEQAASSSDSIMHKLEEIKVAGLRSAEEMKKALSVTVEQEHAATATREAFESIRGASQHMLTQIEDVSAAADHLRTNAGHISDVISSVVAVSEQSAASTEEVASSVQEQGHSMNNIAELSAKLDSHADMLLEEVRRFKL from the coding sequence ATGAACTTAAAAATGAAGCTTATTCTCCTTTTCACCTGTATTGTTATCGTTGCAACTGGGCCTTTGTCCGTCATTAGCATGACAAGCATTAAAAATCAGGCCAACCGTGACATACAAGAGCTTATGAACAGTAAAGCCACCGAAACCGTCAATAAGCTCGACGGATGGACAAGCGGCAATGCCAAAATTATCGAGACATTAGCTGCAGGTTTGGAATCAGGCAATATTCCACCAGATGCCAAAATAGCTTCTCTAAAGGCGGCCTTTCAAAACTATAAGGATCAAAGTATTGCTAACATTTATGCAGGATTTGAGGATGGAACCTACTGGGATGGCTCCGGCTGGTCTGATGCGGGCTACGATCCTCGCACACGTCCGTGGTACAAGGATGCCAAAACCAAGGGGGAATTGTATTATTCCTCACCGTACGTTGATGCAGGAAGCCAGGACTTCACCATTTCCATTGCGAGGCCTCTTAAGAACTCCAATGGCTCTATCACTGGGGTGATCAGTGAGGATATTATGTTAAACGACATGACAAAAATGATTAAAAACATGAACCTGAACGGATTAGGCTATGCATTTTTGATTGACCAGAATGGAATCGTGGTCGCGCATCCGGACAGCAAGCTGGCTGGTAAAAATCTCAAGGATACGCCCGAGTTGGGTTCATCAACGGCGGCCCTGCTCAGCGCCCCTTCGGGCAAAGCCGACTACAATTACAGTGGCAGTGATCGGCAGCTTTATTTTAAGAAAATGCCCAGCACGGGCTGGATTGTAGGCTTGTCTATTTCAAAGGATATTGCTTTTCAGGAGTATTACTCCATTCGTAATTATTTACTCATTATCGTTGCTATCATCTTTGTCGTTGCTATGGTACTGGCGATCTGGGCGGCGAACAGCTTTATCAAGCCGATTCGGAGGCTTCAAGCGAACGTCAAGCGGGTGGCTGAAGGGGATATGACAGCACGTGTGGATGTTAAGGGCAAAGATGAAATTGCCAGCTTGGGTACGGATTTTAATATCATGTCAGAACATCTCTCTCACTTGTTGCGCAAAGTGGCAGATACGGCTGGCGAGGTCAGCTCAGCTTCTCATGACATGCACCAGCATGCCAAGGATACCGGGACCATTGCATCACAAATCTCCAGTGCCGTTCAGGAGCTTGCCCAAGGAGCAAGTGATCAGGCCGAAGCTGTATATTCCGGCTCTGAAAAGCTGTCGCATATGACAGGCTCCATCAACCAGATCGGTGAAAGCGTCAAGCGAACCCAAACCGCCGTGCTAGAAACGGACTCTGCCGTGCTGGCCGGGTACGAAACAGCAGAGCGTCAAGCGAAGCTTGCAGCCGAGTCCAGACAAACCACAACCGCTGTAGGTAAAGCTGTAGAATCGCTCACGTTGAAAACACAGGATATTGAGCGGCTGGCCGGAGCCATTCATGATATCGCAGCCCAAACCAATCTGCTCGCGCTGAATGCTTCCATTGAAGCAGCCCGCGCTGGGGAACACGGACGAGGCTTTGCCGTCGTTGCCGGGGAAGTACGCAAGCTGGCTGAGCAAGCAGCAAGCTCCAGTGACAGCATTATGCACAAACTGGAGGAAATCAAGGTTGCGGGATTGCGGAGCGCAGAGGAAATGAAGAAGGCTCTGTCTGTAACAGTAGAACAGGAGCATGCGGCTACCGCTACGAGAGAGGCGTTCGAGTCCATACGGGGAGCTTCTCAGCATATGCTTACTCAGATTGAGGACGTATCCGCTGCGGCTGATCATCTCCGTACCAACGCCGGACATATTTCAGATGTAATCTCCAGCGTTGTCGCAGTTTCCGAGCAAAGCGCAGCATCTACTGAGGAAGTGGCTTCATCCGTACAAGAACAAGGGCATTCCATGAACAATATTGCCGAGCTTTCCGCCAAACTGGACTCTCACGCAGACATGCTGCTGGAAGAGGTTAGACGCTTTAAGCTATAA
- a CDS encoding PRC-barrel domain-containing protein has protein sequence MKLQDMIGLAVFDVEDGKQIGKIQDFMVTADWKITGIELEGKGLFSSQVKMVAWDDIVAYGEDAIMIRNQQAVRKTEANDIQHTYLLGPGKLKDLSVLTEEGLMLGHISDVYFDQEMGNNIIGLEISDGFVSDIIEGRKWLPCTEEMSIGENAIMVPPLSEQRLEKAIYSVNG, from the coding sequence ATGAAGCTTCAGGATATGATCGGACTTGCCGTTTTCGACGTAGAGGACGGGAAGCAGATTGGTAAAATACAAGATTTTATGGTGACGGCTGATTGGAAAATTACAGGGATCGAGTTGGAGGGCAAAGGCCTTTTTTCATCTCAAGTAAAAATGGTGGCTTGGGATGACATCGTCGCTTATGGCGAAGATGCGATTATGATTCGCAATCAGCAAGCTGTCCGTAAAACGGAGGCCAACGATATTCAACATACGTATTTGCTTGGACCCGGTAAACTGAAGGATTTATCCGTGCTTACAGAGGAAGGGCTTATGCTCGGACACATTTCGGATGTTTATTTTGACCAGGAAATGGGCAATAACATAATAGGCTTGGAAATCAGCGATGGTTTTGTATCGGATATTATAGAAGGGCGGAAATGGCTGCCCTGCACCGAAGAAATGTCCATCGGGGAGAATGCCATTATGGTGCCCCCGTTAAGCGAGCAGCGTTTGGAAAAAGCCATATATTCTGTTAATGGATAG
- a CDS encoding cysteine desulfurase family protein, which yields MNRIYLDHAASTPMHPEVAQTMMDIMTGQFGNASSVHGFGRDAKRTVSAARDAVAASLGCKPEEIIFTSGGTESDNLALFGTATADGRTSGHIITTAIEHHAVLHACAELENAGYEVTFVPVNSFGRINPADIAAAIRPDTFLISMMYVNNEVGVIQPIHEVGQLAREHGIVFHVDAVQAYGHTQIDCQSLPVDLLSVSGHKINGPQGIGALYIRQGIRIQPLMHGGLQEKKRRAGTENIAGIAGLAKAATLASTSIEERWAHDMTLRQTLLKELENALGTDAFVINGDPEHFLPNMLNISFLDIGTETMLMNLDMEGIAAASGSACTSGSLELSHVLQAMDLSEDVLNSAIRFSFGLGNTTEEMEYTAKKIETIWKRLRTRY from the coding sequence ATGAACAGAATTTATCTGGATCATGCCGCATCGACTCCTATGCATCCTGAGGTTGCGCAGACTATGATGGACATCATGACCGGCCAATTCGGCAACGCTTCAAGCGTTCATGGCTTTGGTCGGGATGCCAAGCGCACCGTCAGCGCTGCGCGGGATGCCGTTGCGGCCTCTTTGGGCTGCAAGCCCGAAGAAATCATATTTACAAGCGGAGGGACAGAAAGCGATAATCTGGCTCTGTTCGGGACGGCTACAGCAGATGGCCGCACTTCCGGTCATATCATTACGACAGCTATTGAGCATCATGCAGTGCTTCATGCTTGCGCTGAACTCGAAAATGCGGGATACGAAGTGACCTTTGTGCCAGTCAACTCCTTTGGGCGCATCAATCCAGCGGATATAGCGGCTGCGATCCGGCCGGATACTTTTTTGATCAGTATGATGTATGTCAACAATGAGGTAGGAGTAATTCAGCCGATCCATGAGGTGGGGCAGCTTGCGAGAGAACATGGCATCGTATTCCATGTAGATGCGGTACAAGCTTACGGTCATACACAGATAGACTGCCAGAGCCTTCCAGTTGATTTACTCAGTGTATCCGGTCATAAGATTAACGGCCCACAAGGTATTGGAGCTTTGTATATCCGTCAGGGTATACGTATCCAACCTTTGATGCACGGGGGGCTTCAGGAGAAGAAACGCCGTGCCGGTACGGAAAACATTGCCGGGATTGCAGGTTTGGCTAAAGCAGCAACTCTGGCCAGCACCTCTATAGAGGAACGTTGGGCGCACGATATGACTCTTCGGCAAACTCTGCTGAAAGAGCTGGAAAACGCTTTGGGTACAGACGCTTTTGTAATCAACGGCGACCCTGAGCATTTTTTACCGAATATGCTAAATATTAGCTTCCTGGATATCGGTACGGAGACTATGCTGATGAATCTGGATATGGAAGGAATTGCAGCGGCCAGCGGTTCAGCTTGTACTTCCGGGTCTTTGGAATTGTCGCATGTGTTGCAGGCGATGGATCTTTCTGAAGATGTTTTGAATTCAGCGATTCGTTTTAGCTTCGGTTTGGGTAATACTACGGAGGAAATGGAATACACAGCCAAGAAAATTGAAACCATATGGAAGCGGCTACGTACTAGGTACTAG
- a CDS encoding SAM-dependent methyltransferase, translated as MSRAEMKLDLSRVVFIGRTFYEYMLMFNLSEDELIGRKILDCPAGACSFTAIANKKGAVVTATDIAYYHPFEQLAKKGFDDLEHAIINMEKVQSNYIWDDFFGSVAGLKQQRIQALTDCSNDMKEFSSRYIPAVLPVLPFKDDEFELTLSAHFLFMYADRLDYEFHKQTVQELLRVSSQEVRIFPLIDLSCNRYEHLDDLVDFIQTQGYVTEEKTVPYQFQQGANSMLVIKKN; from the coding sequence ATGAGTAGAGCTGAGATGAAATTAGATCTGAGTCGTGTAGTTTTTATCGGAAGAACATTTTACGAGTATATGTTAATGTTCAATTTATCAGAAGATGAATTAATTGGTCGAAAGATTCTTGACTGTCCCGCAGGTGCTTGTTCTTTTACAGCAATTGCAAACAAGAAAGGGGCAGTTGTTACTGCAACTGATATTGCTTACTATCATCCCTTCGAACAACTTGCAAAAAAAGGATTCGATGATCTTGAGCATGCTATAATAAATATGGAAAAGGTACAAAGTAATTATATATGGGATGATTTTTTTGGTTCAGTAGCAGGGTTAAAGCAACAAAGAATACAAGCATTGACCGATTGTTCAAATGATATGAAAGAATTTTCTAGTCGATACATTCCTGCCGTGTTACCTGTACTTCCATTTAAAGATGATGAATTCGAATTAACACTGTCTGCACATTTCTTGTTCATGTACGCTGACAGGCTTGATTATGAATTTCACAAGCAAACAGTACAAGAGTTACTACGTGTTTCTAGTCAAGAAGTTCGCATATTCCCATTAATAGACCTATCCTGCAATAGATATGAACATTTAGATGATTTAGTTGATTTTATTCAAACTCAAGGTTATGTGACTGAAGAAAAAACAGTTCCATATCAGTTTCAACAAGGTGCTAACAGTATGTTAGTAATAAAGAAGAATTGA